The Panicum virgatum strain AP13 chromosome 5K, P.virgatum_v5, whole genome shotgun sequence genome has a window encoding:
- the LOC120706015 gene encoding lecithin-cholesterol acyltransferase-like 1 produces MGFLRLLPLLLLLLLPPSLREYLSPAINRMPEEEGYGSTSSTAAPGGGVLHPMVLVPGLTCSELEVRLTDAYRPTLPHCGAMKGKGWFGLWANCSDLLAHHYVPCFVEQMSLVYDPAAGDYRNLPGVETRVRNFGSSRGFQRNPVFTDWCFEVLRQELERIGYRDGDTLFGAPYDFRHAPPVPGQPSEVFSRYLRQLTRLIEDASRRNQGRKVILFGHSFGGTVALEFVRSTPMAWRDRHIKHLILAAPLPPGGFMKSVQYFASGTDLLFIPGVYPLALTLRPMWRTFESAVVNFPSPAVFGRKPLVITRERNYSAHDMMDFLAATGYGTAVEPFRRRVVPKMDHFQAPMVPTTCLNGVGIETPEQLVYWDGDFDANPETVNGDGDEEINLVSMLAFDEQMRRQPKQNKLFKTIKLHGARHGTIVTEDWALKRVMQEILEANRI; encoded by the exons AAGCCTCCGGGAGTACCTCTCGCCGGCGATCAACCGCATGCCGGAGGAGGAAGGTTATGGAAGTACTAGTAGTACCgctgctcccggcggcggcgtcctccacCCGATGGTGCTGGTGCCCGGGTTGACCTGCAGCGAGCTGGAGGTGCGCCTCACGGACGCCTACCGCCCGACCCTGCCGCACTGCGGCGCCATGAAGGGCAAGGGCTGGTTCGGGCTTTGGGCCAACTGCTCCGACCTCCTCGCGCACCACTACGTCCCGTGCTTCGTGGAGCAGATGAGCCTCGTCtacgaccccgccgccggcgactatCGGAACCTGCCCGGCGTCGAGACGCGCGTCCGCAACTTCGGCTCCTCGCGGGGCTTCCAGAGGAACCCAGTATTCAC GGATTGGTGCTTCGAGGTCCTCAGGCAGGAGCTGGAGAGGATCGGGTACCGCGACGGCGACACCCTCTTCGGGGCGCCCTACGACTTCCGCCACGCCCCGCCGGTGCCCGGCCAGCCGTCCGAGGTCTTCTCCCGCTACTTACGGCAGCTGACGCGCCTCATCGAGGACGCGAGCAGGAGGAACCAGGGCAGGAAGGTCATCCTCTTCGGCCACAGCTTCGGCGGCACGGTGGCGCTGGAGTTCGTGCGGAGCACCCCGATGGCATGGCGGGACCGGCACATCAAGCACCTcatcctcgccgcgccgctcccgccGGGAGGCTTCATGAAGTCGGTGCAGTACTTCGCGTCCGGGACGGACCTCCTCTTCATCCCGGGAGTCTACCCGCTGGCCCTCACCCTGCGGCCCATGTGGCGGACCTTCGAGTCCGCCGTCGTCAACTTTCCATCGCCGGCGGTGTTCGGGCGCAAGCCGCTCGTGATCACCAGGGAGCGGAACTACTCCGCCCACGACATGATGGACTTCCTCGCCGCCACCGGGTACGGCACCGCCGTGGAGCCATTCAGGAGGCGGGTAGTCCCCAAGATGGACCACTTCCAGGCGCCCATGGTGCCGACGACGTGCCTCAACGGGGTGGGGATCGAGACGCCGGAGCAGCTCGTGTACTGGGACGGCGACTTCGACGCGAACCCGGAGACAGTGAACGGCGATGGGGACGAGGAAATCAATCTAGTCAGCATGCTGGCATTCGATGAGCAGATGCGCCGGCAGCCGAAGCAGAACAAGCTGTTCAAGACGATCAAACTTCATGGGGCTAGGCACGGTACGATTGTGACGGAGGACTGGGCGCTGAAGCGAGTCATGCAAGAAATCCTTGAAGCCAATCGTATCTAG